The genomic region CGATCACCTCGCGACGCCGCTGCCCGGCGACGGTCCGCCCTGGGTCCTCGCGGTCCGCGCCTGGCGCGCTGGTCCGGAGCCGGCCCGGATCCTGGAGACCGCCGTGCTCGCGGCGAGCGACCCGGCCGTGGCCGAGGAGATCTCCGCCGCGTACGAGATTGCCGCCCCGCCGGGATCCGTCGGCTGACCCGGTCGGCGCCGGTCAGCGCAGCCGGGGTCGTTCGTGGTGCCGGGGCGCGGCGCCACGGTCCCGGCCGTACGCGTCGGAGCGCCCCCAGCGGCCGGGGATGTCCAGCAGCTCGACCCGCCCGAACCCGGTCGGCAGCGCGGGGTTGACCAGCAGGCTCTCCCCGGTGGGACGCAGCCCGAGCACGGCGCCGAGCAGCATCAGCAACGCTCCGGAGGACCACGACTGGGGTCGTCCGGCGGCCGGCAGCTGCACCGGGTACTTGGTGAACTCCCGCTCGTAGCCGGCGATCAGCTCCGGCACCGCCCCGCCGAGCGTCTCCGCCACGTCGAAGATGCCCCCGGCGATCCGGGCGGCCTCGGCGTCACAGCCGTAGTGGCGCAGGCCGGCGACGATCACCGCGTTGTCCGACGGCCACACCGCGCCGAGGTGCGAGCCGACCGGGTTGTAGGGGTGCTGCCCGGAGGCCAGCGTCCGCACCCCCCAGCCGGAGAAAAGGTCCGGGCCGACCAGGTGCGCGGCGAGCGCCCTGGCGCGCTCGTCCTCGACGATGCCGCTCCACAGCAGGTGACCGATGTTCGACGACAGCGCGTCCACCGGCGTCCCGTCCGGCTCCAGGGCCAGCGCGTAGTACTCCCGGTGCGGCAGCCAGTAGTCCCGGTTGAACCGCCGCTTCAGCTCGTCGGCCTCCCGGTCCAGCCGGTCGGCGTACGCCGGGTCACCCCAGAACTCCCGGGCCAGCCGGGCCCCGCGCCGCTTCGCGTCGTACGCGTAGCCCTGCAGCTCGCAGGTCGCCCGGGGGAAGCCCGGCAGCCGCCCGTCGGCGTACCTGATCGCGTCGGGCGAGTTCTTCCAGCCCTGGTTGACCCATCCCTTCCGGCTGTTGCGGGTCACGTAGCGCAGGTAGCCGTCACCGGCCAGGTCGCCGTACTCGTCGATCCAGTCCAGCGCCATCCGGGCCGGATGCCGCAGCTCCCGGACGATGTCGGCGTCGCCCGACCAGCGCTCGTACTCGTCGAGCAGGATCACGAAGAGCGGGGTGGTGTCCGCCGCCCCGTAGTAGAGGGCGCTCGGCTCGTCGCCGAACGCGGCCGACTCGCCGTACCGCAGCTCGGCCAGGATCTTCCCGGGCTCCTCGTCGCGCTCGTCGTCGAGCTGGCCGCCCTGGAGCATGGCGAACTCGCGCAGCGTCGCCGGGGTCAGCTCGGGGGTGAAGGCCAGCGACTGGAGGCAGGTGAACAGGCTGTCCCGCCCGTACAGGGTCATCGCCCACGGCAGGCCGCCCACCGGCACCAGCCCGGGGTTCGCCAGCGGCCGGTAGCGCAGCGACGCGAGGTCGGTGAGGCTCCGCTCGTAGATCGCCGACAGCTCGTCCCGCTCGGCCACCAGCTGCGGCGCCCGCTCCAGCCAGTCCTGCAGGTCCTCGCGCATCCCGCGGCGCACGTGGTCACGGTGCGACTCCAGGCTCGCCCGCAGGTCCCGGCCGCCCGCGCCGTGGATGGTCATCTCGACGTGCAGGTCGGTGATCCACTTGCCCTCCGGCTCGATGCGGATCCGGAACGTCATCCCGCCCTCGTCGACCTCGACGGGTGCCGTGCTGGACACGATGGTCTCCCGCACGAACCGGCCCCGCTCGAATCGGAGCCGGAGCTGCCGCGCGGCCGGGTCCGCGGTGACCAGCACGTCCCGCGGGTGCGTCCGCAGGATCTCCGAGGTGTCGGCGAAGTCGCTGCCGATCTCCAGCCGCACGGCGTACTCGGCCGGTTCGGACGAGTGGTTGAGCACCGTGATGCGCTCGTTGAAGCTGTCGTCGAGGGATCGGTGCCGGATCACCGAGACGTCCGCGTCCACGTAGTGGCTCGCCGCGCCGGGCACCAGGAAGAACCGCGTCTCGAAGTACGCCATGTCGTCCCGGGAGAGGGCGTTGAGCCGTTCGCCGTTCACCGTGAGCACCCAGCGGGACACGAACCGGGTGTCGAACGAGAAGAGTCCGACCGGGTAGCGCGGATCGGTGTCCATGTCACCCTGCGCGTCGCCGACCGCGAAGGCGTTCCCGGCGACCACGTACGCCCGCTCCTGCCTCATCGCGGAGCGCCCCATCCGCCCACTCCGGTCCGACCCTCCATGACCTCCCGGGCGACCGTACGGGGATGCCGCGCGCCGGGCGGGCCGGGGAAGATCCGGCGCAGCAGGTTGAGCAGCCGGATGTCGCCCTGCACGGTCAGGTCG from Micromonospora sp. WMMD812 harbors:
- a CDS encoding glycogen debranching N-terminal domain-containing protein, translated to MRQERAYVVAGNAFAVGDAQGDMDTDPRYPVGLFSFDTRFVSRWVLTVNGERLNALSRDDMAYFETRFFLVPGAASHYVDADVSVIRHRSLDDSFNERITVLNHSSEPAEYAVRLEIGSDFADTSEILRTHPRDVLVTADPAARQLRLRFERGRFVRETIVSSTAPVEVDEGGMTFRIRIEPEGKWITDLHVEMTIHGAGGRDLRASLESHRDHVRRGMREDLQDWLERAPQLVAERDELSAIYERSLTDLASLRYRPLANPGLVPVGGLPWAMTLYGRDSLFTCLQSLAFTPELTPATLREFAMLQGGQLDDERDEEPGKILAELRYGESAAFGDEPSALYYGAADTTPLFVILLDEYERWSGDADIVRELRHPARMALDWIDEYGDLAGDGYLRYVTRNSRKGWVNQGWKNSPDAIRYADGRLPGFPRATCELQGYAYDAKRRGARLAREFWGDPAYADRLDREADELKRRFNRDYWLPHREYYALALEPDGTPVDALSSNIGHLLWSGIVEDERARALAAHLVGPDLFSGWGVRTLASGQHPYNPVGSHLGAVWPSDNAVIVAGLRHYGCDAEAARIAGGIFDVAETLGGAVPELIAGYEREFTKYPVQLPAAGRPQSWSSGALLMLLGAVLGLRPTGESLLVNPALPTGFGRVELLDIPGRWGRSDAYGRDRGAAPRHHERPRLR